A genomic region of Phragmites australis chromosome 2, lpPhrAust1.1, whole genome shotgun sequence contains the following coding sequences:
- the LOC133905255 gene encoding DNA repair protein RAD51 homolog 3-like, which translates to MHGTCYLRNSHKNTSLLVLVTSTTYLVAAFAAKKSLRLVVSLESVKLNWGMLYLLLITSSGEDLPTKYKLFCQNSTSNQCVNPSGPVEYGGLGGKAVYIDMEGSFMVERVYQIAEGCISNMLEHFLHSHDKSSSGQRKLQPEHFLADIFYFRICSYTKQIAVINYLEKFFGEHKDVRIVIIDSVTFHFRQDFDDLALRTRVLSGLSLKLMKIAKAYNLAVVLLNQVTTKFTEGSFQLTLALGDSWSHPCTNRLIL; encoded by the exons ATGCATGGGACATGCTATCTGAGGAACAGTCACAAAAACACATCGCTACTGGTTCTGGTGACATCAACAACATACTTGGTGGCGGCATTCGCTGCAAAGAAGTCACTGAGATTG GTGGTGTCCCTAGAGTCGGTAAAACTCAACTGGGGTATGTTGTACCTTCTACTGATTACAAGTTCAGGAGAAGATCTCCCTACTAAATACAAACTTTTTTGTCAGAATTCAACTAGCAATCAATGTGTAAATCCCAGTGGCCCAGTGGAATATGGTGGCCTTGGCGGGAAAGCAGTTTATATTG ATATGGAGGGCAGTTTCATGGTTGAGCGTGTCTACCAAATTGCTGAAGGGTGTATCAGCAACATGCTGGAGCACTTTCTGCACAGCCATGATAAGTCTTCCTCTGGCCAAAGAAAACTGCAGCCTGAGCATTTCCTCGCAGACATCTTTTACTTCCGAATTTGCAGCTATACCAAACAAATTGCAGTTATAAACTACCTGGAGAAGTTCTTCGGAGAGCATAAAGAT GTACGTATAGTTATTATTGATAGTGTCACTTTCCACTTTCGACAAGATTTTGATGATCTGGCTCTGAGGACCAGAGTGCTCAGTGGATTATCATTGAAATTGATGAAGATTGCAAAAGCATACAACTTAGCG GTTGTCTTGTTGAACCAAGTCACTACTAAATTTACAGAAGGGTCGTTTCAGTTGACTCTTGCTCTAG GTGACAGTTGGTCCCACCCGTGCACAAATCGACTGATTCTGTAA
- the LOC133904333 gene encoding uncharacterized protein LOC133904333 — translation MVDWDMLQIEEKQDEEGRIQIITDDQLYLLLGLRDEDEKAEEARQNAAKASAEGVSVVDGTHGAAIPIDDAIPEERVMVHDKNNPCMDLGSKYPNMKEFRLAMRQFAMNKEFELGIEKTDPSRYRGYCKGDGCCWRIVGRVQSDNKTIMVTVVMDGHTCTSSSRRKTTTPTSAWVADKAIPILRKSPNMGAKELQSRLQDDHKCTIAYDTVWKGKEKALQELYGSWEESFQQLYNWKVEVLKRSPSSVIEIDTKEVDGRVYFHRFFCALGPCIEGFLGGCRPYLSIDSTALSGRWNGHLASACGLDGHNWMYPLAFGFMVSETEDNWTWFMRQLHKAIGDLPLLAICTDACKRLENAVKEVFPRVEQRECFRHLMQNFIKRFSGDTFQQMHHSLLWMRCAFNPAIKCDYVTNNLAKCFNNWISDIKDLPVTELVDKLREMIMILWEKRRRIGERLHGKILPAILHQLKARTRGLGHLTVVKADSNAAQVWDNSNKQARHVVKSHEHECTCLEWQHTGKPCQHALAFITTQQARNVKMENFVDDYYSLEKFKEVYKRLIEPLPDKSQWPNVELPFELGAPLAKSWKTKKKEDQRLP, via the exons ATGGTTGATTGGGATATGCTACAAATAGAGGAAAAACAAGATGAGGAAGGAAGGATACAAATAATCACCGATGACCAATTGTATTTGTTGTTGGGATTGAGGGATGAGGATGAAAAGGCAGAGGAAGCTAGACAGAATGCAGCCAAAGCAAGTGCTGAAGGAGTCTCTGTTGTGGATGGTACTCATGGTGCAGCCATACCCATTGATGATGCTATCCCAGAGGAGAGGGTGATGGTGCATGACAAGAATAACCCTTGCATGGATCTTGGCTCTAAGTACCCTAACATGAAGGAATTTCGATTGGCTATGAGACAATTTGCTATGAACAAGGAATTCGAATTGGGAATCGAGAAAACTGATCCAAGTAGATATAGAGGGTACTGCAAAGGTGATGGTTGCTGTTGGCGCATTGTTGGCCGCGTGCAGTCTGACAACAAGACTATTATG GTTACTGTAGTGATGGATGGTCACACATGTACATCTAGTAGCCGCAGGAAGACTACTACACCTACAAGTGCCTGGGTTGCTGATAAGGCTATTCCAATTCTTAGAAAGAGTCCCAATATGGGTGCCAAAGAGTTACAGAGCAGACTGCAGGATGATCACAAATGCACCATTGCATATGACACAGTGTGGAAGGGAAAAGAGAAAGCTTTGCAGGAGTTGTATGGTAGTTGGGAAGAGAGTTTTCAACAATTGTACAATTGGAAGGTAGAGGTATTGAAGAGGTCACCAAGTAGTGTGATTGAGATTGACACCAAGGAGGTTGATGGCAGGGTTTATTTTCATAGGTTTTTTTGTGCTCTTGGCCCCTGCATTGAGGGTTTCTTAGGAGGATGTAGACCATACCTGAGTATAGACTCCACTGCATTAAGTGGAAGGTGGAATGGGCATTTAGCTTCAGCATGTGGTCTAGATGGCCATAATTGGATGTATCCTCTTGCTTTTGGCTTCATGGTCTCTGAAACAGAGGATAATTGGACTTGGTTTATGAGGCAGTTGCATAAGGCGATAGGAGATCTTCCACTGCTTGCTATTTGTACAGATGCTTGCAAAAGATTAGAGAATGCTGTGAAAGAGGTGTTCCCTCGTGTTGAACAAAGGGAGTGCTTCAGGCATCTTATGCAGAATTTCATCAAGAGATTCAGTGGTGACACCTTTCAACAAAT GCACCATTCATTGCTGTGGATGAGATGTGCCTTCAACCCGGCTATCAAGTGTGATTATGTCACCAACAATTTAGCTAAGTGTTTCAACAACTGGATCTCGGACATAAAGGATCTTCCTGTCACTGAGCTTGTTGACAAGTTGAGGGAGATGATAATGATTCTGTgggaaaagagaagaaggaTTGGAGAAAGGTTGCATGGCAAGATACTACCAGCAATCCTACATCAACTGAAGGCAAGGACTAGAGGATTAGGACACTTGACAGTTGTGAAAGCTGACAGTAATGCTGCACAAGTGTGGGACAATAGCAACAAGCAGGCTAGGCATGTTGTAAAGTCACATGAACATGAGTGTACATGTCTTGAGTGGCAGCACACCGGAAAGCCTTGTCAGCATGCTTTGGCCTTCATAACAACACAACAGGCTAGGAATGTGAAGATGGAGAACTTTGTTGATGACTACTACTCGTTGGAAAAGTTCAAGGAAGTGTATAAGAGATTGATAGAGCCACTTCCGGACAAGTCACAATGGCCAAATGTGGAGCTGCCATTTGAATTGGGTGCACCTCTTGCCAAAAGttggaagacaaagaaaaaagaggatCAAAGGCTGCCTTGA
- the LOC133909957 gene encoding uncharacterized protein LOC133909957 has translation MSQGSFCGRFVARTGAMSQVQIGHSGLPLVPFPRCGEQVLELKSWKHGGRIFFKCRKNEIEMPSRCGFFKWLEEYQEFLVESGFSQMDGRQSADIQALGGTVDMKMKGNGRVEERMDKLIKLVQLMVLSNVVIAVVVIFGVIVMRVK, from the exons ATGTCGCAAGGAAGCTTCTGTGGCCGCTTCGTCGCAAGAACAGGCGCCATGTCTCAAGTGCAGATAGGCCATAGTGGCCTCCCACTCGTCCCTTTCCCTAGGTGCGGTGAGCAGGTGTTGGAGCTCAAATCATGGAAACATGGGGGGCGTATCTTCTTCAAATGCCGCAAGAATGAAATAGAA ATGCCCAGTAGATGCGGCTTTTTCAAGTGGCTCGAGGAGTATCAGGAGTTCCTTGTGGAGTCTGGTTTCTCTCAAATGGATGGGCGACAGAGTGCAGACATCCAGGCACTTGGTGGTACAGTCGACATGAAGATGAAAGGAAATGGTAGAGTTGAGGAAAGGATGGACAAGCTGATCAAATTGGTGCAGTTGATGGTGCTGAGCAATGTAGTCATTGCTGTTGTGGTCATATTCGGTGTGATTGTGATGCGTGTTAAGTGA